In the genome of Polaribacter atrinae, one region contains:
- a CDS encoding acyl-CoA carboxylase subunit beta: MDINFNKNEDYNKLLASDLIRRFAKIKLGGGQKRIDKLHEKGKMTARERVDYLLDSNSKSIEIGAFAGEDMYAEHGGCPSGGVVVKMGYVKGKQCIVVANDATVKAGAWFPITGKKNLRAQEISIENRLPIIYLVDSAGVYLPLQDEIFPDKEHFGRIFRNNAIMSSMGITQISAVMGSCVAGGAYLPIMSDEALIVDKTASIFLAGSYLVKAAIGESIDNETLGGATTHCEISGVTDYKAKDDKDALDKIKFIIDKIGDYDKAGFSKTEAFPPKENEDDIFGILPKERNAQYDMLEIIKRLVDNSEFEQYKEGYGKTILTGYARVDGWAVGIVANQRKLVKTQKGEMQFGGVIYNDSADKATRFIANCNQKKIPLVFLQDVTGFMVGSKSEHGGIIKDGAKMVNAVSNSVVPKFTIVIGNSYGAGNYAMCGKAYDPRLIVAWPSAELAVMSGNSAAKVLLQIETASLKKRGEEITPEKEAELFDKIKSRYDKQISPYYAAARIWTDAVINPLRTRDWISMGIEAANHAPITKQFNMGVLQV, from the coding sequence ATGGATATCAACTTCAATAAAAACGAAGATTACAATAAATTGTTAGCATCAGATCTTATAAGAAGATTTGCCAAAATTAAATTAGGTGGTGGTCAAAAAAGAATTGACAAACTGCATGAAAAAGGTAAAATGACTGCAAGAGAAAGAGTCGATTATCTTCTTGACAGCAATTCTAAATCTATAGAAATTGGTGCTTTTGCAGGTGAGGATATGTATGCAGAACATGGCGGTTGCCCTTCTGGTGGCGTTGTTGTAAAAATGGGGTACGTTAAAGGAAAACAATGTATTGTTGTTGCCAACGATGCTACTGTAAAAGCTGGTGCTTGGTTTCCTATTACAGGAAAAAAGAATTTACGTGCTCAAGAAATATCCATAGAAAATAGATTACCAATTATTTACTTAGTAGATTCTGCCGGTGTTTATCTGCCTTTACAAGATGAAATTTTCCCTGATAAAGAACATTTTGGTCGTATTTTTAGAAATAACGCCATTATGAGTAGTATGGGAATTACGCAAATTTCTGCAGTTATGGGAAGCTGTGTTGCTGGTGGTGCTTACTTACCAATTATGAGTGATGAAGCTTTAATAGTAGATAAAACTGCAAGTATTTTTCTTGCCGGAAGTTATCTTGTTAAAGCCGCTATTGGAGAATCTATAGACAATGAAACTTTAGGAGGCGCAACTACGCATTGCGAAATTTCTGGAGTTACAGATTACAAAGCAAAAGACGATAAGGACGCCTTAGATAAAATAAAATTTATTATTGATAAAATTGGTGATTATGACAAGGCAGGTTTTAGTAAAACCGAAGCTTTTCCGCCAAAAGAAAATGAAGATGATATTTTCGGAATCCTTCCGAAAGAAAGAAATGCTCAATATGATATGTTAGAAATCATAAAGCGTTTGGTAGATAATTCAGAATTTGAACAATACAAAGAAGGTTACGGAAAAACGATATTAACCGGTTATGCTCGTGTTGATGGTTGGGCAGTTGGTATTGTTGCCAATCAGCGTAAGTTAGTAAAAACTCAAAAAGGAGAAATGCAATTTGGAGGTGTTATCTATAACGATTCTGCAGATAAAGCTACCCGTTTTATTGCCAATTGTAATCAGAAAAAAATACCTTTAGTTTTCTTACAAGATGTTACTGGTTTTATGGTAGGTTCTAAATCTGAACATGGCGGAATTATAAAAGATGGCGCTAAAATGGTGAATGCTGTCAGTAATTCTGTAGTACCAAAATTTACTATTGTGATTGGAAATTCTTATGGAGCAGGTAATTACGCCATGTGTGGTAAAGCATACGATCCTAGATTAATTGTTGCGTGGCCAAGTGCAGAACTAGCAGTAATGAGCGGTAATTCTGCTGCAAAAGTATTGCTACAAATAGAAACAGCTTCACTAAAAAAACGTGGAGAAGAAATAACGCCAGAAAAAGAAGCGGAGTTATTTGACAAAATAAAATCTAGATATGACAAGCAAATTTCGCCATATTACGCAGCTGCAAGAATATGGACAGACGCTGTAATAAATCCGTTAAGAACTAGAGATTGGATTTCTATGGGAATTGAGGCTGCAAACCACGCTCCTATTACAAAACAATTTAATATGGGTGTTTTACAAGTTTAA